A portion of the Oxynema aestuarii AP17 genome contains these proteins:
- the gmd gene encoding GDP-mannose 4,6-dehydratase: protein MTEPKRALITGITGQDGSYLSELLLQKGYEVHGIIRRTSTFNTDRIDHIYVDPHNENAKLFLHYGDLTDGTTLRRILEEVKPVEIYNLGAQSHVRVSFDSPEYTVDAVGMGTLRLLEAIRDYQHRTGIEVRFYQAGSSEMFGKVQEIPQKETTPFYPRSPYACAKVYAHWQTVNYRESYGLFACNGILFNHESPRRGETFVTRKITRAIARILAGQQKKLYLGNLDSKRDWGYAKDYVRAMWLMLQQDEPEDYVIATNETHSIRDFLDLAFNYVNLDWHDFVEFDERYLRPAEVDLLIGDPAKAKQKLGWEPSVTFAQLVGLMVEADLQALGVESPSDKPIVDRAFIRQEMGSMFD, encoded by the coding sequence ATGACCGAACCCAAACGCGCCTTAATTACAGGAATCACCGGACAAGACGGTTCCTACTTAAGCGAACTCTTACTGCAAAAAGGCTATGAAGTCCACGGCATCATCCGCCGGACCTCCACGTTCAACACCGATCGCATCGACCATATTTACGTCGATCCGCACAACGAAAACGCCAAGCTCTTTCTCCACTACGGCGACCTCACCGACGGGACGACCTTGCGTCGTATCCTCGAAGAAGTCAAACCCGTCGAAATTTACAACCTAGGGGCCCAGTCCCACGTCCGCGTCAGTTTCGACTCTCCCGAATATACCGTCGATGCCGTCGGCATGGGAACCTTGCGACTCCTCGAAGCGATTCGCGATTACCAACACCGTACCGGGATCGAAGTCCGCTTCTACCAAGCGGGTTCCTCGGAAATGTTCGGGAAAGTTCAAGAAATCCCGCAAAAAGAAACTACCCCCTTTTACCCGCGCAGTCCCTACGCCTGCGCCAAAGTGTACGCCCACTGGCAGACCGTCAACTACCGCGAATCCTACGGCTTATTTGCCTGTAACGGAATTCTCTTCAACCACGAATCCCCCCGACGCGGCGAAACCTTCGTCACCCGTAAAATTACCCGCGCGATCGCCCGTATCCTCGCCGGACAGCAGAAAAAACTCTATCTCGGCAATCTCGACTCCAAACGGGATTGGGGCTACGCTAAAGACTACGTTCGCGCCATGTGGCTGATGCTACAGCAAGACGAACCGGAAGATTACGTAATCGCCACCAACGAAACCCACTCGATTCGCGACTTTCTCGACCTCGCCTTTAATTACGTCAACTTAGACTGGCACGATTTCGTCGAATTTGACGAACGCTACCTGCGTCCCGCCGAAGTAGACCTCTTAATCGGCGATCCGGCGAAAGCCAAACAGAAATTAGGATGGGAACCGTCGGTGACCTTCGCCCAGTTGGTCGGCTTAATGGTAGAAGCAGACCTACAAGCTCTCGGCGTCGAGTCTCCCTCGGATAAACCGATCGTCGATCGCGCTTTTATCCGCCAAGAAATGGGATCGATGTTCGATTAA